In a genomic window of Pedobacter sp. KBS0701:
- a CDS encoding DUF6607 family protein, with the protein MKFLNLILVLTGLITLNTSAQTKVDSPEEKLEKDRKAIKSLAGFYEVNFNYGEVTAPDPNYKFSKPYESHGNEWAEIIVDEPKRIVIQHMLAINDTTVIKHWRQDWTYEDTDIMLYTEGNAWKKGNLTPADVKGKWTQKVYQVDDSPRYQGYGTWSHVGGHDSWQSETDSPLPRRESTVRKDYNVLNRGSRITITKDGWMFEQDNKKIVRSASGDKLLAIEKGYEEFTKIDPKTFANAQKWWASQKSYWADVRGVWADIIGSQNTFKVQTMANGKLLYETLFSLGDQSIKEKWSASQNKEKIKTALQPYLVK; encoded by the coding sequence ATGAAATTTTTAAACCTAATTTTAGTATTAACCGGTTTAATTACCCTTAATACAAGCGCACAAACAAAAGTAGATTCGCCGGAAGAAAAATTGGAAAAAGACAGAAAGGCCATTAAATCTTTAGCCGGTTTTTATGAAGTGAATTTTAACTATGGTGAGGTTACCGCACCAGACCCTAATTACAAATTCAGCAAACCTTACGAAAGCCATGGCAATGAATGGGCCGAAATTATTGTAGATGAGCCTAAAAGAATTGTGATACAACACATGTTGGCCATTAACGATACTACGGTTATTAAACACTGGCGCCAGGACTGGACTTATGAAGATACCGACATTATGCTTTATACCGAAGGTAATGCATGGAAAAAAGGTAATTTAACCCCGGCTGATGTAAAAGGTAAATGGACCCAAAAAGTGTATCAGGTTGATGATAGTCCACGTTATCAGGGTTACGGAACCTGGAGCCATGTTGGCGGTCACGATTCATGGCAAAGCGAAACCGATTCTCCACTTCCAAGAAGAGAATCGACCGTTCGTAAAGATTACAATGTATTAAACCGCGGCAGCAGAATAACCATTACCAAAGATGGCTGGATGTTTGAGCAGGACAATAAAAAGATTGTACGCTCTGCCAGTGGCGATAAACTTTTAGCTATTGAGAAAGGTTATGAGGAATTTACCAAAATAGATCCTAAAACTTTTGCCAATGCTCAAAAATGGTGGGCAAGCCAAAAATCTTACTGGGCTGATGTTCGTGGCGTTTGGGCCGATATTATCGGATCGCAAAACACCTTCAAAGTACAAACCATGGCAAATGGCAAATTGCTTTACGAAACACTTTTTAGCTTGGGCGATCAATCTATTAAAGAAAAATGGTCAGCAAGCCAGAACAAAGAAAAAATTAAAACCGCTTTACAGCCTTATCTGGTAAAATAA
- a CDS encoding M28 family metallopeptidase gives MRFFFLIAFFLFSKYVFAQDSTYTRNIINTLTSKEFWGRGYTRNGMKKSADYLVAAYQKIGLLPMGTAYKQPFNFPVNTFPGKMMVAINGQKLIPGKDFIVNNESPGIKQKANLTQIDSLNYQATPSLIISLKDKLTWSVATEVGEVTTIQLNKNNFTTIPKEINVDIENKFIPKFEAANVCGLVKGTKYPDSLLIITAHYDHLGGMGADTFFPGANDNAAGVATLLSLAKYYAANPQPFSIGFICFAGEEAGLLGSGYFVENPLVPLSNIKFLLNLDLVGTGEVGMTVVNASVYPKAFAMLNAINNKNQYISKINSRGKAANSDHYFFTEKGVPAFFIYTQGGPSAYHDIFDKPETLPLTEYKDLFKLIVGFNQKLME, from the coding sequence ATGAGATTTTTTTTCTTAATTGCATTTTTTCTCTTTTCAAAGTACGTTTTTGCACAGGATTCTACCTACACCAGAAATATAATCAACACCCTTACTTCAAAAGAATTTTGGGGCAGGGGTTATACCAGGAACGGGATGAAAAAATCTGCAGATTATCTCGTAGCGGCTTATCAAAAAATTGGGCTGTTACCAATGGGTACAGCATATAAACAGCCTTTTAATTTTCCTGTAAATACATTCCCGGGAAAAATGATGGTGGCCATCAACGGACAGAAACTTATTCCTGGCAAAGATTTCATTGTAAACAATGAGAGTCCGGGCATTAAACAAAAAGCCAATTTAACACAAATTGATAGCCTTAACTATCAAGCTACACCTTCATTAATTATTTCACTAAAAGATAAACTTACCTGGTCCGTAGCTACAGAAGTTGGAGAAGTAACTACCATTCAGCTCAATAAAAACAACTTTACTACAATACCAAAAGAAATCAATGTTGACATTGAAAACAAATTCATTCCAAAATTTGAGGCCGCTAACGTTTGCGGTTTAGTTAAGGGCACTAAGTATCCAGACTCACTTTTAATCATTACCGCACATTACGATCATTTGGGTGGTATGGGGGCTGATACCTTTTTCCCTGGAGCAAATGATAACGCGGCTGGTGTGGCTACCCTATTAAGTTTAGCCAAATATTATGCCGCCAATCCCCAACCCTTTTCTATTGGTTTTATCTGTTTTGCCGGCGAAGAAGCTGGATTGTTGGGGTCAGGATATTTTGTAGAAAATCCTTTGGTTCCCTTAAGTAATATAAAATTCCTCCTCAACCTCGATCTGGTTGGAACAGGTGAAGTCGGAATGACCGTGGTTAATGCATCTGTCTACCCCAAAGCATTTGCTATGCTCAACGCCATTAACAATAAAAATCAATATATCTCTAAAATAAACTCAAGAGGTAAAGCAGCCAATAGCGATCATTATTTCTTTACCGAAAAGGGTGTACCTGCATTTTTTATCTACACCCAGGGTGGCCCATCAGCCTATCATGACATATTCGACAAACCCGAAACCTTGCCCCTTACGGAGTACAAAGATCTATTTAAATTGATCGTTGGCTTTAATCAAAAACTGATGGAATAG
- a CDS encoding DUF5694 domain-containing protein: MRTIQKLSLALLLLMAFTIKLNAQNQIEIVIVGSAHDNSKSTINFQAIIDKLKNFKPDMVFGEYLPQGDYAKLEESNWAKELFKKEYDYLEKLNPESPKNIEVQIKKDQKALAKFAYYHKTRMNLAVNYAKNWDRGNTDYQIFVLENYMKKSFGKEEQLTYTKMFGGIDSLKKIGLYRPGSEYSKIYFPLIYQLKQDRIYNMDCQTYDKPWSEAWGKTDSLYKILTSKAKADNTSQEAATIKAIEKYWSYNEDEAKIFNADPYAGMNTAKYGVLDEAWNFYGGRHFYGYAGFPTETVKEMIAQWTLRNEGMCKNIVEQAKAKKANRVVVGVGASHRKWMEEILAKNPSVKIVSYNDLH, encoded by the coding sequence ATGAGAACTATACAAAAACTTAGTCTTGCATTATTACTGCTAATGGCATTTACAATTAAATTGAATGCTCAAAATCAAATCGAAATTGTTATAGTTGGCTCTGCCCATGACAATTCAAAATCGACAATAAATTTTCAGGCAATAATTGATAAACTTAAAAACTTTAAGCCCGATATGGTTTTTGGTGAGTACCTGCCCCAAGGTGATTATGCCAAACTGGAAGAAAGTAACTGGGCAAAAGAATTGTTTAAAAAAGAATATGATTATCTGGAAAAATTAAACCCGGAATCTCCGAAAAATATTGAAGTACAAATTAAAAAAGACCAAAAAGCACTCGCCAAATTCGCCTACTACCATAAAACAAGAATGAATTTAGCCGTTAATTATGCTAAAAACTGGGACCGGGGCAATACCGATTATCAAATTTTTGTACTCGAAAATTACATGAAAAAAAGCTTCGGCAAAGAAGAACAATTAACCTACACAAAGATGTTTGGTGGTATAGATTCGTTAAAAAAGATAGGTTTATACAGACCAGGAAGCGAATACAGCAAAATCTATTTCCCCCTCATTTATCAATTAAAACAAGATCGGATTTACAATATGGATTGCCAAACCTATGATAAACCATGGAGTGAAGCCTGGGGCAAAACGGATTCTTTATATAAAATTTTAACAAGCAAAGCGAAAGCCGATAACACTTCACAGGAAGCCGCTACCATTAAAGCCATAGAAAAATATTGGTCTTACAATGAAGATGAAGCGAAAATTTTCAACGCTGATCCGTATGCCGGTATGAACACCGCAAAATATGGTGTTTTAGATGAAGCCTGGAATTTTTATGGTGGCCGTCATTTTTATGGCTATGCTGGTTTTCCTACTGAAACAGTAAAAGAAATGATCGCACAATGGACTTTAAGAAACGAAGGCATGTGTAAAAACATCGTCGAACAGGCAAAGGCGAAAAAAGCAAATAGGGTTGTAGTAGGTGTTGGTGCTTCGCACCGGAAATGGATGGAAGAAATTTTAGCCAAAAATCCATCTGTTAAAATAGTCAGCTATAACGATCTTCATTAA
- a CDS encoding bifunctional 2-polyprenyl-6-hydroxyphenol methylase/3-demethylubiquinol 3-O-methyltransferase UbiG, whose translation MDVFGKALTDIYRTGEADTLWLHNSYGEPEEMPLEFFFRDEEEMPVLELHALHLCSGKVLDIGAGVGSHALLLQAFNMDVTAIDISEAAVNIMKDRGVKKAFVQDIFTYQEKFDTIIMLMNGIGLTGTLAGFKNFLIKLKDLINPKGQVIFDSSDITYLYEDMPKPQNQYYGEVSYQYEYKGEKGNWFNWIYIDEETIKHTAKETGWDAELIFDDGEDQYLVKLTLAQ comes from the coding sequence ATGGATGTTTTTGGTAAAGCGTTAACAGATATTTACAGAACAGGCGAAGCTGATACGCTTTGGCTACACAATTCGTATGGTGAGCCAGAAGAAATGCCTTTAGAATTCTTCTTTCGAGATGAAGAAGAAATGCCTGTTTTAGAACTCCATGCTTTGCATTTATGTAGTGGTAAGGTGTTAGATATTGGTGCCGGTGTAGGCAGTCATGCTTTACTTCTACAGGCATTTAATATGGATGTTACCGCGATTGATATTTCTGAAGCAGCGGTAAATATTATGAAAGATCGCGGTGTAAAAAAAGCATTTGTGCAGGATATTTTTACCTATCAGGAGAAATTCGATACCATCATCATGCTCATGAACGGTATCGGCCTTACCGGAACTTTAGCTGGGTTTAAAAATTTCCTGATCAAATTAAAGGACCTCATCAATCCAAAGGGACAGGTAATTTTCGATTCGTCGGATATCACTTATTTATATGAAGATATGCCGAAACCGCAAAACCAATATTATGGCGAGGTATCTTACCAGTATGAATATAAAGGTGAAAAAGGCAACTGGTTCAACTGGATTTATATAGATGAAGAAACTATCAAACATACTGCAAAGGAAACAGGATGGGATGCTGAACTAATTTTTGATGATGGAGAAGATCAGTATTTGGTCAAATTGACTTTAGCGCAATAA
- a CDS encoding MBL fold metallo-hydrolase RNA specificity domain-containing protein, which translates to MNIAFHGAARTVTGSKHLITLKNGTQILLDCGLFQGMGHVTDKLNDYFGFDAKKVSYLVLSHAHIDHCGLLPKLVAEGFEGKIFCTSATMDLARILMMDSAKIQMQDAEYANRHISHGEEMEEALYTEEDVIKTLSLMKVVEYEEDFEIEPGIRLKFTDAGHILGSAATHLTITEDGKPTRITFSGDVGRYGDLLLKNPQQFDQADYILMESTYGDSLHKDLDPIENMLLEIINNTCKVKKGKVIIPAFAVGRTQELLYALNGLELKGKLPDVPYYIDSPLSSKATEILKNHPEVYNNGVKETLKIDHDVFGFKGLRFIESVEESKALNEDPRPCVIISASGMAEAGRVKHHIRNNISNQKNTILMVGYCEPNSLGGRLIAGQKVVEIFRDEYEVKAEVQSIKSMSAHGDYEDLLHFLSCQDPAKVKQLFLVHGEYEVQQHFATRLKDNGFKHVAIPEYHQVFELE; encoded by the coding sequence ATGAATATTGCTTTTCATGGTGCTGCCCGTACGGTTACGGGGAGTAAGCACCTTATTACATTAAAAAACGGTACCCAGATATTATTAGATTGTGGCTTATTCCAGGGAATGGGACATGTTACTGATAAATTAAACGATTACTTTGGTTTCGACGCTAAAAAAGTTTCCTACCTCGTTCTATCACACGCCCATATTGATCATTGCGGTTTATTGCCCAAACTGGTTGCGGAAGGTTTTGAAGGCAAAATTTTCTGTACCTCGGCCACTATGGACCTTGCCCGCATACTGATGATGGATTCTGCCAAAATCCAGATGCAGGACGCTGAATATGCAAACCGGCACATTAGTCACGGCGAAGAAATGGAAGAAGCGCTTTATACAGAAGAAGATGTTATCAAAACACTTAGTCTGATGAAGGTCGTGGAGTATGAAGAAGATTTTGAAATTGAACCGGGAATACGCTTGAAATTTACCGATGCCGGTCATATTTTGGGCAGTGCTGCCACCCACCTTACGATTACCGAAGATGGCAAACCAACACGGATTACCTTTTCTGGCGATGTTGGCCGCTATGGTGATCTGCTTTTAAAAAATCCCCAGCAGTTTGATCAGGCCGATTATATTCTAATGGAATCTACTTACGGCGATTCACTGCACAAAGACCTTGATCCGATCGAAAACATGCTGTTGGAGATCATTAACAATACCTGCAAAGTAAAAAAAGGTAAAGTAATTATTCCGGCATTCGCCGTAGGCCGTACACAGGAACTGCTTTATGCCTTAAATGGATTGGAGTTAAAAGGAAAATTACCTGATGTGCCTTATTATATAGATAGTCCGTTATCGTCAAAAGCGACCGAAATCCTTAAGAATCACCCAGAAGTGTATAATAATGGAGTTAAAGAAACCTTAAAGATAGATCATGATGTGTTCGGATTTAAGGGGCTGCGTTTTATTGAGAGTGTAGAAGAATCGAAAGCTTTAAATGAAGATCCAAGGCCATGTGTGATTATTTCGGCATCCGGTATGGCTGAGGCTGGTCGCGTAAAACACCATATCCGTAATAATATCAGTAACCAGAAAAATACCATTTTAATGGTGGGGTATTGTGAGCCAAATTCACTTGGTGGCAGGTTAATTGCCGGACAAAAAGTAGTTGAAATTTTTCGTGATGAATATGAAGTGAAAGCCGAAGTACAATCGATTAAATCGATGAGTGCACATGGCGATTATGAAGATTTACTGCACTTTTTATCTTGCCAGGATCCGGCGAAAGTAAAACAATTGTTTCTGGTTCATGGAGAGTACGAGGTACAACAGCATTTTGCCACTAGATTAAAAGATAACGGTTTTAAACATGTAGCCATACCAGAATACCATCAGGTGTTTGAGTTGGAGTAA
- a CDS encoding YtxH domain-containing protein: protein MKKETKIIVGVLAGAALGATIALALSSDSTSDLKNKVSDFFADLLDASKDKLANLADKATSVADKVKDKVAEINA from the coding sequence ATGAAAAAAGAGACAAAAATTATAGTAGGCGTATTAGCCGGAGCAGCACTTGGTGCAACCATCGCATTGGCATTATCATCAGATTCTACCAGCGATCTGAAAAATAAAGTATCAGATTTCTTTGCTGATCTTTTAGATGCTTCGAAAGATAAATTAGCAAACCTGGCAGATAAAGCCACAAGTGTTGCAGACAAGGTTAAAGATAAAGTAGCAGAAATAAATGCTTAA
- a CDS encoding HAD family hydrolase: MKRIFFIDLDNTIYFTKPNEEQLMGELYRFLESMDLGISKENFQLAKQEMLKTPFIKVAKKYGFKEEVMPEVISYLQNREVTRPLKPSDDYHHIKSLTGRKFIVTAGFPKQQQSKVKMLGIADDFEEVHVVDVSVNNKKDVFEQLINQHDLNRDDILIIGDDAESEIKFGLELGISTFLLDPENLHPNAESTFRGNNLSNLHAAAGQA; the protein is encoded by the coding sequence ATGAAGCGCATATTTTTTATAGACCTGGACAATACCATTTATTTTACCAAACCGAACGAGGAACAGTTGATGGGCGAATTATACCGTTTTTTAGAAAGCATGGATTTAGGGATCAGCAAAGAAAATTTTCAACTTGCCAAGCAGGAAATGTTAAAAACGCCTTTTATAAAAGTGGCTAAAAAATATGGTTTTAAGGAAGAAGTAATGCCCGAAGTGATTTCATATCTCCAAAACAGAGAAGTAACCAGGCCTTTAAAACCGAGCGACGATTATCATCATATCAAAAGCCTGACCGGCCGGAAATTTATTGTAACTGCAGGTTTTCCAAAACAACAGCAATCAAAAGTAAAAATGTTGGGCATTGCCGACGATTTTGAAGAAGTACATGTCGTGGATGTTTCAGTTAACAACAAGAAGGACGTTTTTGAACAGCTGATCAATCAGCATGATTTAAACAGAGATGATATTTTAATTATAGGCGATGATGCCGAATCGGAAATTAAATTCGGATTGGAACTGGGGATCAGCACTTTTTTACTTGATCCTGAAAACCTGCATCCAAATGCCGAAAGCACTTTTAGAGGGAATAATTTGAGTAATTTGCATGCAGCAGCGGGACAAGCTTAG
- a CDS encoding DUF6600 domain-containing protein: MKTLKSTALVLGLFALLAGTTTLVRAQDYQNDYQNDGYSTGNISLQTFYDELSPYGTWIQDPQYGYVWRPDVDQSDFRPYYTNGRWAMTEYGNTWVSNYDWGWAPFHYGRWVINSYRQWIWLPDTNWGPAWVDWRSGDGYYGWAPMAPSISINLSFGRRYAVPEFCWNFIPQRNIYINTFPRYDYGRNNVYIRNTTIINNTYVYNRRTYYGGPRIEDIRRATNRDVTVYRYAQSSRPGASRVGGREVSIYRPRPERNAVDNRNAAPRRFEQGNAGISRGGRNEGYTNRDQRGGNPGNNDNRFGSRDNRTSTQPDRNNSTVGRDNNQPSNRGEAYNRDANGRVSRGGSNGIDNGNRQHNANRGQDQQRLEQMRQQRDQGRLSADQQRTQRDMQPQQRGQDDQRRVQMEQQRAQRNEQMQQQRAQQVQQQQQERTQRDAQVQQQRNEQMQQQRAQQAQQQQQERAQRDAQAQQQRNEQAQQQRAQQAQQQQQERAQRDAQAQQQRAQQQQQRQEQRREAPPQQQRGGGESGRPSRGGRG, from the coding sequence ATGAAAACACTGAAATCTACGGCACTTGTGCTGGGGCTCTTTGCGCTCCTTGCCGGAACCACCACCCTTGTCAGGGCACAAGACTATCAAAACGATTACCAGAATGATGGTTACAGTACTGGCAATATCTCTTTACAGACTTTTTACGATGAACTTTCGCCTTATGGTACCTGGATACAGGATCCCCAGTATGGATATGTCTGGCGTCCGGATGTAGATCAAAGTGATTTCCGTCCGTATTATACAAACGGGCGTTGGGCGATGACCGAATACGGTAATACCTGGGTTTCTAATTACGATTGGGGCTGGGCACCTTTCCACTATGGCCGTTGGGTAATTAACAGTTACAGGCAGTGGATCTGGTTACCAGATACCAATTGGGGACCAGCCTGGGTAGATTGGAGAAGTGGCGACGGTTATTACGGATGGGCACCTATGGCACCAAGCATCAGTATTAATTTAAGCTTTGGCCGCCGTTATGCAGTACCAGAATTCTGTTGGAACTTTATTCCACAGCGCAATATTTATATCAATACTTTCCCAAGATATGACTACGGTCGCAATAATGTTTACATCCGCAACACCACCATCATCAATAATACTTATGTATATAACAGAAGAACTTATTATGGCGGACCAAGGATTGAAGATATCAGGCGTGCAACCAATAGAGACGTAACGGTTTATCGTTATGCACAAAGTTCAAGACCTGGTGCAAGCAGGGTTGGTGGTAGAGAGGTTTCTATTTACAGACCAAGACCTGAACGTAATGCAGTAGATAATCGTAATGCTGCACCAAGAAGATTTGAACAAGGTAATGCTGGTATTAGCAGAGGCGGAAGAAACGAAGGGTATACCAACCGCGATCAAAGAGGTGGAAATCCAGGTAATAACGATAACCGTTTTGGATCAAGAGATAACCGCACTTCTACACAACCAGATAGAAATAATAGTACTGTAGGCAGAGATAATAATCAGCCTAGTAACAGGGGCGAGGCTTATAACAGGGATGCAAACGGACGTGTTAGCCGTGGAGGTAGCAACGGTATCGATAATGGAAACAGACAGCATAATGCAAACCGTGGTCAGGATCAGCAACGTTTAGAGCAGATGAGACAGCAACGTGATCAGGGCCGTCTGAGTGCAGATCAACAACGTACACAACGTGATATGCAGCCACAGCAACGCGGTCAGGATGATCAGCGACGTGTTCAAATGGAGCAACAAAGGGCACAACGTAACGAACAGATGCAACAGCAACGTGCACAACAAGTACAGCAGCAACAGCAGGAAAGGACTCAACGTGATGCTCAAGTTCAGCAACAACGCAATGAGCAAATGCAACAACAGCGTGCGCAACAAGCCCAGCAGCAACAACAAGAAAGAGCCCAACGCGATGCACAGGCTCAACAACAACGTAATGAACAGGCACAACAGCAACGTGCCCAGCAAGCGCAACAACAGCAACAAGAGCGTGCACAACGTGATGCTCAGGCTCAACAACAAAGAGCTCAACAGCAGCAACAGAGACAGGAACAAAGAAGAGAAGCTCCGCCTCAACAACAAAGAGGTGGCGGTGAAAGTGGAAGACCATCAAGAGGTGGCAGAGGATAA
- a CDS encoding SAM-dependent methyltransferase produces MQKGTLYLIPVPLAEEVAHKTFTPYLVDTINQIDTYIVENSKTARRFLKEAGLKTPQKDLIVHDYGKHNRTDLGQFFVELNAGKDVGLMSEAGCPGIADPGADIVAEAHKRGIKVVPLVGPSSILLALMASGFNGQSFAFWGYLPIDKEQRTKRIKDLDLSASRYKQTQIFIETPFRNNQLFEEVLKSCKPNTQVCVASNLTAADEFIKTQSVYNWRKEEIDLHKQPTIFLLY; encoded by the coding sequence ATGCAAAAAGGCACTTTATACCTTATTCCCGTACCATTGGCAGAAGAGGTAGCACACAAAACGTTTACTCCTTATTTGGTTGATACCATTAACCAGATTGATACTTACATTGTAGAAAACAGTAAAACAGCCCGTCGCTTTTTAAAAGAGGCAGGTTTAAAAACCCCTCAGAAAGATTTGATCGTACACGATTATGGCAAACATAACCGCACCGATTTAGGTCAGTTTTTTGTGGAGCTTAATGCTGGTAAAGATGTAGGCTTGATGAGCGAAGCAGGTTGCCCTGGTATCGCCGATCCTGGAGCAGATATTGTGGCCGAAGCGCATAAACGTGGTATTAAAGTGGTTCCATTGGTAGGGCCAAGCTCAATTTTACTGGCCTTAATGGCATCGGGTTTTAACGGCCAAAGTTTCGCCTTTTGGGGATATTTACCTATCGACAAGGAGCAGCGAACCAAAAGAATTAAAGATTTAGATTTATCGGCCAGCCGCTACAAACAAACACAGATATTCATCGAAACACCTTTTCGCAATAACCAGCTTTTTGAAGAAGTGCTGAAAAGCTGTAAGCCTAATACACAGGTTTGTGTAGCCAGCAACCTTACCGCAGCAGATGAATTTATTAAAACCCAAAGTGTTTACAATTGGCGAAAAGAGGAAATAGACCTGCATAAACAGCCAACTATATTTTTGTTGTACTAA
- a CDS encoding DinB family protein, whose amino-acid sequence MVQEQLFAETMEETSLVYLMKNYANYNFWANLTLINWLKKHPENLLEQEVLSSFKSVKLTLAHILQTQEYWYSILAKTEFEFREYKSLAEIFSSLLKQSENLAVYVTAISEHKFNEKTEIQSPWFTSDFQNFEYVLHVFNHSTYHRGQIITICHNLGITGAPMTDYNFYNIMAK is encoded by the coding sequence ATGGTACAGGAACAATTATTCGCAGAAACAATGGAAGAAACTTCCCTTGTGTATTTAATGAAAAATTATGCAAACTATAATTTCTGGGCAAACTTAACCCTGATAAACTGGTTGAAAAAACATCCGGAAAATTTATTGGAGCAAGAAGTGCTATCAAGTTTTAAAAGTGTAAAATTAACCCTTGCTCATATTTTACAAACACAAGAATACTGGTATTCCATCCTCGCCAAAACTGAATTTGAATTTAGGGAATACAAAAGTTTGGCAGAGATTTTTAGTTCATTATTAAAACAGTCAGAAAACCTTGCTGTTTATGTTACTGCGATAAGCGAACATAAATTTAATGAAAAAACAGAAATTCAAAGTCCATGGTTTACCTCCGATTTTCAGAATTTTGAATATGTACTGCATGTTTTCAACCACAGTACCTACCACCGTGGTCAGATCATTACAATATGCCATAATTTAGGAATTACCGGTGCACCAATGACGGATTATAATTTCTATAACATAATGGCGAAATAA
- a CDS encoding M57 family metalloprotease: MKKNLKQIAIVALVVLVIAACKKNQESSTIEPQETVKNADKVLQYIKDLGFPSTSIVDNGNEFIVEEDITFPKNMEIPAYGAGVKTEQYYTGSIVNSTKKLNIRIFVDPSMTSMSSEINSAIAQWNGVPNSTLRFSVVTTAPYDILIKNENLGNGVCGQGQFPSGGSAGALVKINKNYIAGNSFAQRARTICHEFGHCISFRHTNWAAQGESTATNVPGVTGTDALSLMNGGQCGSGATVLSQKDKDATAVLY; the protein is encoded by the coding sequence ATGAAAAAAAATCTAAAACAAATCGCCATCGTTGCATTGGTTGTATTGGTAATTGCAGCCTGTAAAAAAAATCAAGAATCATCAACCATCGAACCACAAGAAACGGTAAAAAATGCAGACAAAGTTTTGCAGTATATTAAAGACCTGGGCTTCCCTTCAACAAGTATTGTTGATAATGGAAATGAATTTATCGTTGAAGAAGATATTACCTTCCCTAAAAACATGGAAATTCCGGCTTATGGTGCTGGCGTTAAAACTGAGCAGTATTATACCGGAAGCATTGTAAACAGCACTAAAAAGCTAAACATTAGAATTTTTGTAGATCCGTCTATGACTTCTATGAGCAGCGAGATCAATAGTGCAATTGCGCAATGGAATGGTGTGCCAAATTCAACTTTACGCTTCAGCGTTGTAACTACTGCCCCTTACGACATCCTGATCAAAAATGAGAATTTAGGAAATGGTGTTTGTGGCCAGGGGCAATTCCCTTCGGGAGGAAGCGCAGGCGCTTTGGTTAAAATCAATAAAAATTACATTGCAGGTAACTCTTTTGCACAACGCGCCAGGACTATTTGCCATGAGTTTGGACATTGTATTTCTTTCAGACATACCAACTGGGCTGCTCAAGGCGAATCTACTGCTACAAATGTTCCTGGCGTTACCGGAACAGATGCCCTATCACTTATGAATGGTGGCCAATGCGGATCAGGCGCCACAGTATTATCACAAAAAGATAAAGATGCGACTGCTGTACTATATTAA
- a CDS encoding NAD-dependent epimerase/dehydratase family protein — translation MGKTRDQNNVIITGATGMVGEGVLMQCLNSPEINSVLVINRKPCGYSHPKLKEIIHADFFDFSAIESELSGYNACFFCLGITSVGADQETYYKMTYTLTMHVAQTLSKLNNDMTFCYVSGGGTNEHSRLKWAQVKGKTESDLTKLPFEQVFNFRPGFIKPLPGQKYAHQFYQYINWLFPIGRAVYASGFCTMAELGQAMINTLSHNDERRILEGRDIIALSKE, via the coding sequence ATGGGAAAAACCAGAGATCAAAATAACGTTATTATAACAGGTGCTACGGGAATGGTTGGCGAAGGCGTATTGATGCAATGTTTAAACAGTCCCGAAATTAATAGCGTTTTAGTGATTAACCGCAAACCTTGTGGTTATAGCCATCCAAAGCTGAAAGAGATTATTCATGCTGATTTTTTTGATTTCTCAGCGATTGAAAGTGAGTTATCGGGCTATAATGCCTGTTTCTTTTGTTTAGGCATTACTTCAGTAGGTGCTGATCAGGAAACCTATTATAAAATGACCTACACACTCACTATGCATGTTGCACAGACATTGAGCAAACTCAATAATGATATGACTTTTTGTTATGTTTCTGGTGGGGGAACTAATGAGCATAGCCGTTTGAAATGGGCACAGGTAAAAGGCAAAACGGAAAGCGATTTAACAAAATTACCTTTCGAACAGGTTTTTAATTTCCGTCCGGGTTTTATCAAGCCTTTGCCAGGGCAAAAATATGCACATCAATTCTATCAATACATCAACTGGTTATTTCCGATTGGTAGGGCGGTTTACGCAAGTGGTTTCTGTACCATGGCTGAACTGGGACAGGCAATGATCAATACCTTGAGCCATAATGACGAAAGACGGATTTTGGAGGGAAGAGACATTATTGCCTTATCAAAAGAATAA